Proteins from one Streptomyces genisteinicus genomic window:
- the metK gene encoding methionine adenosyltransferase encodes MSRRLFTSESVTEGHPDKIADQISDTILDALLTEDPTSRVAVETLITTGLVHVAGEVTTKAWADIPTLVRNKILEIGYDSSKKGFDGASCGVSVSIGSQSPDIAQGVDTAYEKRVEGDEDELDKQGAGDQGLMFGYACDETPELMPLPIHLAHRLSRRLSEVRKNGTIPYLRPDGKTQVTIEYDGDKAVRLDTVVVSSQHASDIDLDSLLAPDIREFVVEHVLKQLVEDGIKLDTDGYRLLVNPTGRFEIGGPMGDAGLTGRKIIIDTYGGMARHGGGAFSGKDPSKVDRSAAYAMRWVAKNVVAAGLAARCEVQVAYAIGKAEPVGLFVETFGTATTDVEKIEQAISEVFDLRPAAIIRDLDLLRPIYAQTAAYGHFGRELPDFTWERTDRVEALRAAAGI; translated from the coding sequence GTGTCCCGCCGTCTCTTCACCTCGGAGTCCGTGACCGAGGGCCACCCCGACAAGATCGCCGACCAGATCAGCGACACGATCCTCGACGCCCTGCTCACGGAGGACCCGACCTCCCGGGTCGCCGTCGAGACCCTGATCACCACGGGCCTCGTGCACGTCGCCGGCGAGGTGACCACCAAGGCCTGGGCGGACATTCCGACCCTCGTGCGCAACAAGATCCTCGAGATCGGCTACGACTCGTCGAAGAAGGGCTTCGACGGCGCCTCCTGCGGCGTCTCGGTGTCCATCGGCTCCCAGTCCCCGGACATCGCGCAGGGCGTCGACACGGCGTACGAGAAGCGCGTCGAGGGCGACGAGGACGAGCTCGACAAGCAGGGCGCGGGCGACCAGGGCCTGATGTTCGGGTACGCGTGCGACGAGACGCCCGAGCTGATGCCGCTGCCGATCCACCTGGCCCACCGGCTCTCCCGCCGGCTGTCCGAGGTCCGCAAGAACGGGACCATCCCCTACCTGCGCCCGGACGGCAAGACGCAGGTCACCATCGAGTACGACGGCGACAAGGCGGTCCGCCTCGACACCGTGGTGGTGTCGTCGCAGCACGCGTCCGACATCGACCTGGACTCGCTGCTCGCGCCCGACATCCGCGAGTTCGTCGTCGAGCACGTGCTGAAGCAGCTCGTCGAGGACGGCATCAAGCTGGACACCGACGGCTACCGGCTGCTGGTCAACCCGACCGGGCGCTTCGAGATCGGCGGCCCGATGGGCGACGCCGGCCTCACCGGCCGCAAGATCATCATCGACACCTACGGCGGCATGGCCCGCCACGGCGGCGGCGCCTTCTCCGGCAAGGACCCGTCGAAGGTGGACCGCTCGGCCGCGTACGCCATGCGCTGGGTCGCCAAGAACGTCGTGGCGGCCGGTCTCGCGGCCCGCTGCGAGGTCCAGGTCGCGTACGCCATCGGCAAGGCGGAGCCGGTCGGTCTCTTCGTCGAGACCTTCGGAACCGCCACCACCGACGTCGAGAAGATCGAGCAGGCCATCTCCGAGGTCTTCGACCTCCGCCCGGCCGCGATCATCCGCGATCTCGACCTGCTCCGCCCGATCTACGCGCAGACCGCGGCCTACGGCCACTTCGGCCGCGAGCTCCCCGACTTCACCTGGGAGCGCACCGACCGCGTCGAAGCGCTCCGCGCGGCGGCCGGCATCTGA
- the coaBC gene encoding bifunctional phosphopantothenoylcysteine decarboxylase/phosphopantothenate--cysteine ligase CoaBC — MDKPKVVLGVSGGIAAYKACELLRRLTESGHDVRVVPTASALNFVGAATWSALSGNPVSTEVWNDVHEVPHVRIGQHADLVVVAPATADTLARAAHGLADDLLTNTLLTARCPVVFAPAMHTEMWEHPATRENVATLRRRGAVVVEPAVGRLTGVDTGKGRLPDPGEIFEVCRRVLARGTAAPDLGGLHVVVSAGGTREPLDPVRFLGNRSSGKQGYALARTAAARGARVTLVEANTGLPDPAGVDVVHVGTAVQLREAVLKAAAEADAVVMAAAVADFRPAEYATGKIKKKDGVEAPAVTLVRNPDILAEISADRARTGQVVVGFAAETDDVLANGRDKLRRKGCDLLVVNEVGERRTFGSEENEAVVLAADGAETPVPHGPKEALADIVWDLVEARVDRAGR; from the coding sequence GTGGACAAGCCGAAGGTGGTTCTGGGGGTCAGCGGGGGCATCGCCGCCTACAAGGCGTGCGAACTGCTGCGCAGGCTGACCGAGTCCGGGCACGACGTGCGGGTGGTGCCCACCGCGTCCGCCCTGAACTTCGTGGGGGCGGCCACCTGGTCGGCGCTCTCCGGCAACCCCGTCTCCACCGAGGTCTGGAACGACGTCCACGAGGTCCCCCACGTGCGCATCGGCCAGCACGCCGACCTCGTGGTGGTGGCCCCCGCCACGGCGGACACGCTGGCCAGGGCGGCGCACGGGCTCGCCGACGACCTGCTCACCAACACCCTGCTCACGGCCCGCTGTCCGGTGGTCTTCGCCCCCGCGATGCACACCGAGATGTGGGAGCACCCGGCCACCCGGGAGAACGTCGCCACACTGCGCCGCCGCGGCGCCGTGGTCGTCGAGCCCGCCGTCGGCCGGCTCACCGGCGTGGACACCGGCAAGGGCCGGCTGCCCGACCCGGGCGAGATCTTCGAGGTCTGCCGCCGGGTCCTCGCCCGCGGCACGGCCGCCCCCGACCTCGGCGGACTCCATGTGGTGGTCAGCGCCGGCGGCACCCGCGAGCCGCTGGACCCGGTGCGGTTCCTCGGCAACCGCTCCTCGGGCAAGCAGGGGTACGCCCTGGCCCGTACCGCGGCCGCGCGCGGCGCCCGGGTCACCCTGGTCGAGGCCAACACCGGCCTGCCCGACCCGGCGGGGGTCGACGTGGTGCACGTCGGGACCGCGGTGCAGCTCCGCGAGGCGGTGCTGAAGGCGGCTGCGGAGGCCGACGCCGTCGTCATGGCCGCGGCCGTGGCCGATTTCCGTCCCGCCGAGTACGCCACCGGCAAGATCAAGAAGAAGGACGGCGTGGAGGCCCCCGCGGTCACCCTCGTCCGCAACCCGGACATCCTCGCGGAGATCTCCGCCGACCGCGCCCGCACCGGCCAGGTGGTCGTCGGCTTCGCCGCCGAGACGGACGACGTCCTCGCCAACGGACGCGACAAGCTGCGCCGCAAGGGCTGCGATCTGCTCGTCGTGAACGAGGTGGGGGAGCGCCGGACCTTCGGCTCCGAGGAGAACGAGGCCGTCGTCCTCGCCGCCGACGGCGCCGAGACACCGGTGCCGCACGGCCCGAAGGAAGCCCTCGCCGACATCGTCTGGGACCTCGTCGAAGCCCGGGTGGACCGGGCCGGCCGCTGA
- the rpoZ gene encoding DNA-directed RNA polymerase subunit omega — MSSSITAPEGIINPPIDELLEATDSKYSLVIYAAKRARQINAYYSQLGEGLLEYVGPLVDTHVHEKPLSIALREINAGLLTSEAIEGPAQ, encoded by the coding sequence GTGTCCTCTTCCATCACCGCGCCCGAGGGCATCATCAACCCGCCGATCGACGAGCTGCTCGAGGCCACTGACTCGAAGTACAGCCTCGTGATCTACGCGGCCAAGCGCGCGCGTCAGATCAACGCGTACTACTCGCAGCTCGGTGAGGGCCTGCTGGAGTACGTCGGCCCCCTGGTGGACACCCACGTCCACGAGAAGCCGCTCTCGATCGCCCTGCGTGAGATCAACGCGGGACTGCTGACCTCCGAGGCCATCGAGGGCCCGGCCCAGTAG